Part of the Cellulomonas taurus genome, ACCGGCTGCTGGCCAACTGGCTCGCGGTCACCGGTGACGACCAGGCGGTGGCCCGGTCCGCCGAGCTGCGTCCGCTGGTCCGCCAGGACTGACGCTGCTGGTCCGCGGGCGACGGAGCCGGGCGACCACCACGGCTCACCGGGGCCGCGCCTGAACGCGGACGCCGGGTTCGACTCCGTGACGACACGAAGGCCCCGGCACTCATCGCGAGTGTCGGGGCCTTCGTCATGTCGTACGGCTCAGGGGTTCGCGGTACCGCCGCCGTTCCCGCCGCCGTTGTTCCCGCCGCCGTTGTTCCCGCCCCCGTTGCCGCCGCCGTTGTTCGACTGCGGAGCGCCCTCGGACACGGTCAGCGTCACCGTGCTGCCCACCTTCACCGAGGTGCCGGGGCTCGGGTTGCTGGACATCACGTTGCCCTCGGCGACGTCGTTGGACTGCGCGCCCTGGGTGGTCACGGTCAACCCGAGCTGCTGCAGCGCGGAGGTCGCGGACTCGGAGTCCATCCCGACGATGCTGTCCGGGATCGTGACCGTGGTGGGTGCGGTGGCGATCGACAGGGTGATCGTCGTGCCCTGCGGCACCGGACCGGCCGCCCGGTCCTGACCGATGACCCGACCGGCCTCGACCGTGTCGGACTCCTGGGTCTTGATCACCGCCGACAGCTTGAGCTTGCCCAGTTCGGCCTGCGCCTCGTCCTGGGTCTTGCCGGTCAGGTCCGGGAGGTCGACCTGGCCGGAGGCCACGACGATCGTGATCTCGGCGCCCGCGGCGACCGCCTGGCCCGCCGCCGGGTCGGTGCGCAGCACCCGGTCCTCGGCCTGGTCGGGGCTGTTCTCCTGCGTCACGTTGCCGACGGTGAATCCGGCGGCCTCCAACTGGTCGCGTGCCTGCTGCTGGCTCATCCCGCTGACGTCGGGCACCGAGGCGGTGTCCGGGCCGGTGGAGACGTACAGGGTGACGGTGGAGCCCTCGTCGACGGAGGTGCCTTCGGTGGGGTCGGATCGGGTGACCATCCCGGCCGCCACGGTCGCCGATGTCTCCTCGACCCGCTTGGACTCCAGTTTGGCGTCGGTCAGCGCGGCGGTCGCGTCCGCCTCGGCCAGACCCACCACCGTGGGCACCTCGACCTGCGGCGTCGGATCGGGCTTGTTGCCCTGGAGCAGCACCCAGATCAGACCGGCGACCGCGAGGACGCCGATGATGCTCAGGGTGATCCAGAGCCACTTCTTGGACTTCTCCGGCTCGGCCTCGTCCAGATCGGTCGAGGTGCCGACCGGCTCGACGGCGGTCGGGGCCCAGGCGGGCGCGACCGAACCGTCCATCACCTGGGTGGCCTCGGCTGCCTGCGGGGAGATCACCTGCGTGGCACCCAGACCGGCTGCGGCCAGCGCCGGGGCGGCGACATGTCCACCGCGGGCGGCCGATTCCAGGTCGGCGCGGAACTCGGCGGCCGATGAGTACCGGTGGTCGCGCTCCTTGGCCAGTGCCTTCGCACAGATCCGGTCCAGCACCTCCGGGACGTCGGAGGCGAGGGAGCTCGGCGCCGGGGCCTGCTCGCGGACGTGCTGGTAGGCGACCGCGACCGGCGAGTCACCGATGAACGGCGGGCGACCGGTGAGCAGCTCGAACAGCAGGCAGCCGGCCGAGTACAGGTCCGAGCGCGCGTCGACGGTCTCGCCGCGCGCCTGCTCCGGGGACAGGTACTGCGCGGTGCCGATCACCGCCTGGGTCTGGGTCATGGTGGCGGCGGAGTCCGCGACCGCGCGGGCGATGCCGAAGTCCATCACCTTGACCGCCCCGGTGGGGGTCAGCATGACGTTCGCGGGCTTGATGTCCCGGTGCACGATCCCGGCGTGGTGCGAGTACTCCAGCGCCGACAGCACACCGGTGGTGATCTCGATCGCCTCGTCGATCGGCACCGCCTGGCCGTCGCGCAGGATGTCGCGGACGGTGTGCCCCTCGACGTACTCCATCACGATGAACGGCACGTGCTGGACGGCACCGGTCGCGAAGTCGGTGATGGTGTCCTCGCCGGTGTCGTAGACAGCGACGATCGCCGGGTGGTTCAGTGCCGCGGCCGCCTGCGCCTCCCGACGGAACCGCGCCAGGAACGACGGGTCGCGTGCCAGGTCCGAGCGCAGGATCTTGATCGCCACGGTGCGACCCAGCCGGGTGTCGTGCCCGATGTGCACCTCGGCCATGCCACCACGGCCGATGAGCTCGCCGACCTCGTACCGTCCGGCGAGGATCCGGGATCCGTCGTCCACCACTAGGCGTCCTTCACTGTCGTCGTCTGGGCGTCCGGGCCGAACCCGGACACGCGCTCGCGCATCATGTCATTGTCCCCTGCGGCCAGGACTCGGCCCACACTGGTCGTGCTCAGATCGTGATCGAGCGGGAACCGGTCCGCGGAACCGACGATCTTGTCGGCCAGCGCGGCCCCGAGCAGTGCCACGACCAGGACGGCGAGTGCCAGCAGCGGCCAGCGCACCTGCATCCGATCCAGCCGGCTGCGCGGGATGCGGGCGTGCGGGCGGTTGACCGGTCCGCTGCCCCGTGGCGGCGTGTGCTGGCCCAGCGGCCGGCCGGTGCGCGGGTCGAAGGCCGGTGGCAGCGGCTGGTCGGCGGTCATCGGGTTCGGCGTCGCCGCCTGCCCGCGCACCCGGGTTGCCCCGTCGGCGGACGGCCGACCGCGCTCGCTCCGGGGCCGGCCGCCCACCGGGATCGCCGCCGGACGCGGTGCGTCGCTGCCGGGCAGCGACGGCATCCCGGCGGCCGGGGTGCGGGGCACCAGGGCGTCCAGCAGGTCGGCGAGTTCCTCGGCGGTCGCCGGGCGCTCGACGGGGTCCTTGGCCAGCAACCGCATGATGAGCCGGGCCAGCGCCGGGTCGACCTGCGCGGGCAGTGGCGGCACCGCCTGGTTCACGTGCGCCACGGCGATGTCCACCGCGGTCGCGCCGGTGAAGGGCCGCTTCCCGGCGGTGGCCTCGTAGGCGATGATCCCGAGCGCGTACATGTCGGAGGCGGCGCTGGCCGGGCCGCCGACCGCCTGCTCGGGGGACAGGTACTGCGCCGTCCCCATCACCATGCCGGTCGCCGTCATCGGCACCTGGTTGCTGGCCATCGAGACACCGAAGTCGGTCAGCTTCACCTTGCCGGTGGGCGTGATCATGATGTTGCCCGGCTTCACGTCCCGGTGCACCACCCCCGCCTGGTGCGCGACGTGCAGCGCCCGGGCCGCCTGGGACAGGATCGGCAGCAGGGTGCGCGGCGGCATCACCGGGTCCTTGTCCAGGATGTCGCTCATCGGGTCGCCGATGATCAGCTCCATCGCCAGGAACGCGGAGCCCTGCTGCTCGCCGTAGTCGTAGAGCGCGGCGATGCCGGGGTGGGACAGCGAGCCGGCGTTGCGGGCCTCGGTACGGAACCGGGCCAGGAATCCGGCGTCACCGGCGAACTCCTCGCGCAGCACCTTGACCGCGACGTCCCGCTCCAGCGACTGGTCGTGGGCCACCCAGACCTCACCCATGCCGCCGACGGCGATCCGCCGGGTCAGGCGGTAGCGACCGCCGAGCACCACTCCCGCGTCCGGCCTCACTTGTCGATCACCGCCTGGATCACCGCGCGGGCGATCGGTGCTGCCACCCGGCCACCGGTCGCCTCGGAACCGGAGTCGCCGCCGTTCAGGACGATGGCTGCCACGGCCACCTGCGGGTTGTCGGCGGGGGCGAAGGCGGTGAACCACGCGTGCGGGTTCGCCCCGTCGACGCCGGTCTGCGCCGTGCCGCTCTTGCCGGCGACCTGCACACCGCTGATCTGGGCGGCGGTGCCGGAGCCGGACTGCACCACGCCGAGCATCATGTCGGTGA contains:
- the pknB gene encoding Stk1 family PASTA domain-containing Ser/Thr kinase; protein product: MVDDGSRILAGRYEVGELIGRGGMAEVHIGHDTRLGRTVAIKILRSDLARDPSFLARFRREAQAAAALNHPAIVAVYDTGEDTITDFATGAVQHVPFIVMEYVEGHTVRDILRDGQAVPIDEAIEITTGVLSALEYSHHAGIVHRDIKPANVMLTPTGAVKVMDFGIARAVADSAATMTQTQAVIGTAQYLSPEQARGETVDARSDLYSAGCLLFELLTGRPPFIGDSPVAVAYQHVREQAPAPSSLASDVPEVLDRICAKALAKERDHRYSSAAEFRADLESAARGGHVAAPALAAAGLGATQVISPQAAEATQVMDGSVAPAWAPTAVEPVGTSTDLDEAEPEKSKKWLWITLSIIGVLAVAGLIWVLLQGNKPDPTPQVEVPTVVGLAEADATAALTDAKLESKRVEETSATVAAGMVTRSDPTEGTSVDEGSTVTLYVSTGPDTASVPDVSGMSQQQARDQLEAAGFTVGNVTQENSPDQAEDRVLRTDPAAGQAVAAGAEITIVVASGQVDLPDLTGKTQDEAQAELGKLKLSAVIKTQESDTVEAGRVIGQDRAAGPVPQGTTITLSIATAPTTVTIPDSIVGMDSESATSALQQLGLTVTTQGAQSNDVAEGNVMSSNPSPGTSVKVGSTVTLTVSEGAPQSNNGGGNGGGNNGGGNNGGGNGGGTANP
- a CDS encoding serine/threonine-protein kinase yields the protein MRPDAGVVLGGRYRLTRRIAVGGMGEVWVAHDQSLERDVAVKVLREEFAGDAGFLARFRTEARNAGSLSHPGIAALYDYGEQQGSAFLAMELIIGDPMSDILDKDPVMPPRTLLPILSQAARALHVAHQAGVVHRDVKPGNIMITPTGKVKLTDFGVSMASNQVPMTATGMVMGTAQYLSPEQAVGGPASAASDMYALGIIAYEATAGKRPFTGATAVDIAVAHVNQAVPPLPAQVDPALARLIMRLLAKDPVERPATAEELADLLDALVPRTPAAGMPSLPGSDAPRPAAIPVGGRPRSERGRPSADGATRVRGQAATPNPMTADQPLPPAFDPRTGRPLGQHTPPRGSGPVNRPHARIPRSRLDRMQVRWPLLALAVLVVALLGAALADKIVGSADRFPLDHDLSTTSVGRVLAAGDNDMMRERVSGFGPDAQTTTVKDA